From Paenibacillus polymyxa, the proteins below share one genomic window:
- the mqnC gene encoding cyclic dehypoxanthinyl futalosine synthase has product MSVIDHILDKALRGERLNLEDTVALFESDEVEKIGHAANKVMNRMHPDPIKTFVIGRNINYTNVCDVYCRFCAFYRRPGSDEGYVLPDEVIFQKIKETQDVGGTEILMQGGVNPNLPFSYYTDLLKAIKERFPDITMHSFSPAEIHKMKEKSGLSMEETIRAIHEAGLDSLPGGGGEILDDRTRRKISRLKGSWRDWMDVMQTAHKVGMNTTATMVIGFGELMEERALHLLRVRDAQDECIENKYNSEGFLAFIPWTFQPDNTNLKKERQTPEEYLKTVAISRLVLDNIKHIQSSWVTMGPEIGKKSLYYGCDDFGSTMIEENVVSAAGATYKVNIESILQLIRETGHIPAQRNTRYDIIRTFDSASSIEHDFIMQN; this is encoded by the coding sequence ATGAGTGTAATCGACCATATTTTAGATAAAGCCCTACGCGGCGAACGCCTGAATTTAGAGGATACCGTTGCTTTGTTCGAATCAGACGAGGTTGAAAAAATAGGTCATGCGGCGAATAAAGTCATGAATCGCATGCATCCCGATCCCATAAAAACCTTCGTCATCGGACGAAATATTAACTATACGAACGTGTGTGACGTATACTGCCGCTTTTGCGCATTTTACCGCAGACCGGGTTCCGATGAAGGTTATGTTTTGCCGGATGAGGTGATTTTCCAAAAAATTAAGGAAACGCAGGATGTAGGTGGCACCGAAATCCTAATGCAAGGCGGTGTAAATCCAAACCTGCCGTTCAGCTATTATACCGATTTGCTGAAAGCTATTAAGGAACGTTTTCCAGATATTACAATGCACTCCTTCTCACCAGCTGAAATTCACAAAATGAAGGAAAAATCCGGCCTATCCATGGAGGAAACGATCCGAGCCATTCATGAAGCTGGATTGGATTCGCTGCCGGGTGGAGGCGGAGAAATTTTGGATGACCGTACACGCCGCAAAATTAGCCGTCTCAAAGGCTCCTGGCGTGATTGGATGGATGTCATGCAAACAGCTCACAAGGTTGGGATGAACACAACGGCTACCATGGTAATCGGATTTGGCGAGCTGATGGAGGAGCGTGCGCTGCATTTGCTGCGTGTCCGTGATGCTCAGGACGAATGCATTGAAAACAAATATAATTCTGAAGGATTTCTGGCCTTTATTCCTTGGACCTTCCAACCAGACAACACGAATTTGAAGAAAGAACGCCAGACGCCAGAGGAATATTTGAAGACTGTAGCGATCAGTCGTCTTGTTTTGGATAACATCAAGCATATCCAGTCTTCATGGGTAACGATGGGACCGGAAATCGGTAAAAAATCACTGTACTACGGTTGTGATGATTTTGGCAGCACCATGATTGAGGAAAATGTAGTTTCCGCTGCAGGCGCAACGTATAAGGTTAACATCGAATCCATTTTACAGTTGATCCGTGAGACGGGTCACATTCCGGCACAGCGCAATACCCGTTATGATATTATTCGTACTTTTGACAGTGCCAGCAGTATTGAGCATGACTTTATTATGCAAAATTAA
- a CDS encoding PLP-dependent transferase produces MSDKQWRIESRLAQIGSVEEPVTGAVNYPIYQSTAFRHPRLGQSTGFDYIRTINPTRKVLEEAAAALESGDAGFACSSGMAALQTVFALFGQGDHLIVSLDLYGGTYRLLERILSKFGVTATYVDTNDLEALQQSCRPNTKAVFIETPTNPLMMITDIQAVASWASQHELLTIVDNTLLTPYFQRPLELGADIVVHSATKYLGGHNDVLAGLIVTKGKELSAEISFLHNSIGAVLSPSDCYQLMKGMKTLALRMDRHEHNATVLSNYLLTHPAVAEVFYPALEGHPGREIQNKQSSGNTGIFSFKVKDARYVEPLLRHIKLIAFAESLGGVESLMTYPAVQTHADIPAEIRDAVGVDDRLLRFSVGIEHTDDLIEDLRSALEAARQEVEGGEQQ; encoded by the coding sequence ATGAGTGATAAGCAGTGGAGAATCGAAAGCAGATTGGCACAAATCGGTTCAGTAGAGGAGCCAGTAACCGGGGCTGTTAATTACCCGATTTACCAATCTACGGCGTTCCGCCATCCCCGTCTGGGTCAAAGCACAGGGTTTGATTACATTCGGACGATTAATCCCACGCGAAAGGTACTGGAAGAGGCTGCTGCTGCACTTGAATCTGGTGATGCAGGCTTTGCTTGCAGTTCAGGTATGGCAGCGCTGCAAACGGTATTTGCTTTGTTTGGACAGGGAGACCATCTCATTGTATCGCTGGATCTTTATGGCGGGACCTATCGTTTGCTAGAGCGTATTTTATCCAAATTTGGTGTGACCGCAACTTATGTGGATACAAACGATCTCGAAGCACTCCAACAGTCATGTCGACCGAATACCAAAGCTGTATTCATAGAAACGCCTACAAACCCGTTAATGATGATAACTGATATTCAAGCGGTGGCTTCATGGGCATCACAACATGAGTTGCTTACTATTGTAGATAATACGCTGCTAACACCATATTTCCAGCGGCCATTGGAACTGGGTGCGGATATTGTGGTACATAGCGCAACCAAATATTTGGGCGGGCACAACGATGTGCTGGCAGGGTTGATTGTAACCAAAGGAAAAGAGCTGTCAGCTGAAATTTCCTTCCTGCACAATTCCATAGGGGCCGTGCTTTCCCCGAGCGACTGTTATCAGTTGATGAAGGGGATGAAGACGTTAGCGCTGCGCATGGATCGACATGAGCATAATGCAACGGTGTTGTCTAATTATTTACTGACGCATCCGGCAGTGGCGGAAGTATTTTACCCGGCGCTTGAGGGCCATCCAGGTCGTGAGATACAAAATAAACAATCCAGCGGAAATACGGGTATTTTCTCTTTCAAAGTAAAGGATGCTCGTTATGTGGAGCCTTTGCTTCGTCATATTAAGCTTATTGCGTTTGCCGAAAGTCTAGGCGGTGTGGAATCGCTAATGACTTATCCTGCTGTGCAGACACATGCGGACATACCGGCAGAAATTCGGGATGCAGTCGGGGTAGATGACAGGTTGCTTCGTTTCTCCGTAGGTATCGAGCATACAGATGACCTGATTGAAGATTTGCGTTCGGCACTGGAAGCGGCACGTCAAGAGGTAGAAGGAGGGGAGCAGCAATGA
- a CDS encoding cation:proton antiporter regulatory subunit codes for MDIRESILPGIGIKYRIDAESGDRIVIIIHDDGRRELYHFDYEDLEQSISMTTLNDQEARLVASIIGGMTYKPKQLESVEMTFDDFIIEWYRVESHYASVGKSIGELDVRQNSGATVIAIVEKKGKKYVNPGPEVIISDDATVVVVGERDQQKRFKQILMNGSG; via the coding sequence ATGGATATTCGAGAGTCTATTTTGCCAGGAATCGGAATTAAGTATCGAATTGATGCGGAGAGTGGCGACCGAATTGTCATTATTATTCATGATGATGGCAGACGTGAGCTATATCACTTTGATTACGAGGATCTGGAACAAAGCATTTCTATGACGACCCTGAATGATCAGGAAGCACGATTAGTAGCCTCCATCATCGGTGGTATGACTTATAAGCCCAAGCAGCTCGAAAGTGTAGAGATGACATTTGACGATTTTATTATCGAATGGTACAGAGTGGAATCCCACTATGCAAGTGTAGGCAAATCCATTGGGGAGCTCGATGTAAGGCAAAATTCGGGTGCCACGGTTATTGCCATTGTGGAGAAAAAGGGAAAAAAATATGTAAATCCTGGCCCTGAAGTGATTATTAGCGATGATGCCACTGTAGTTGTTGTTGGAGAACGTGACCAGCAGAAACGCTTTAAACAAATCCTTATGAACGGAAGCGGGTGA
- a CDS encoding cation:proton antiporter codes for MDHLVFEVGLAIALIAAAGLISSKLRFSVIPFYILIGMAVGPHAMELWHFDFRFIESAPFIDFMGRIGVLFLLFYLGLEFSVGRLIKSGRSIAVGGTIYIGINFTLGLALGFLSGFPVAETLVIAGITTISSSAIAAKVLVDLKRTANAETEMILGIIMFEDVFLAVYISILSGLVLSDSSSLGGVLLSALIALGFMLAVIIIGRKAVPLLNRILRIRSNEVFGLVVFGSLFLVAGFSETIHVAEAIGALLVGLVLAETEHAKRIEHLIVPFRDFFGALFFFSFGLSIDPLSLGGNAIWLALAAVLLTLFGNIWAGMLAGRTASLSPKASANIGLTIVARGEFSIIMANLGKEGGLLDIVQPFAAIYVLILAILGPLLTKQSKPIFNMLNKIFKFKDPRLRKEESKSA; via the coding sequence ATGGATCATCTGGTATTTGAGGTTGGATTGGCTATTGCTCTAATTGCTGCAGCGGGGCTGATATCCTCCAAACTGCGCTTCTCGGTCATCCCTTTTTATATTCTGATCGGAATGGCAGTTGGACCTCATGCGATGGAGCTATGGCATTTTGATTTTCGGTTTATCGAAAGCGCCCCGTTTATTGATTTTATGGGGAGAATCGGAGTGCTGTTTCTTCTCTTCTACCTAGGGCTGGAGTTCTCAGTAGGTCGGTTGATTAAATCAGGTCGTTCCATTGCTGTGGGCGGTACCATTTATATTGGCATCAATTTTACACTGGGGCTGGCTCTCGGCTTCCTGAGCGGCTTTCCTGTAGCCGAGACACTAGTTATTGCCGGAATTACGACAATATCATCCAGTGCGATTGCAGCCAAGGTGCTAGTCGATCTCAAGCGTACCGCTAATGCTGAAACAGAAATGATTTTAGGTATTATTATGTTTGAGGATGTTTTCCTCGCCGTCTACATCTCCATCCTCTCCGGATTGGTTCTTAGCGACTCTTCCTCGCTCGGGGGTGTACTGCTATCGGCACTCATCGCACTTGGCTTTATGCTTGCAGTTATTATTATCGGTCGAAAGGCCGTCCCTCTGCTAAATCGGATTCTCCGTATCCGCTCCAATGAGGTATTCGGCCTCGTTGTTTTTGGCTCACTGTTTCTGGTGGCTGGTTTTTCAGAAACGATCCATGTAGCAGAAGCTATTGGAGCCCTGCTGGTCGGTCTGGTACTGGCCGAAACGGAACACGCCAAACGGATTGAGCATTTAATTGTTCCTTTCCGCGATTTCTTTGGTGCCCTGTTCTTCTTCAGTTTCGGACTGTCCATTGATCCGCTGTCTCTAGGAGGTAACGCCATATGGCTTGCGCTGGCAGCAGTCCTTCTCACACTATTTGGTAACATTTGGGCGGGTATGCTGGCTGGGCGTACAGCGTCTCTATCTCCCAAAGCATCCGCAAATATCGGTTTGACTATTGTGGCGCGAGGCGAATTTTCGATCATCATGGCCAACTTGGGTAAAGAAGGCGGTTTGCTTGATATTGTTCAACCTTTTGCAGCCATCTATGTACTCATACTGGCCATTCTTGGACCGCTTCTGACAAAGCAGTCAAAGCCTATCTTTAATATGCTAAACAAAATATTCAAATTTAAGGACCCTCGCTTACGAAAGGAAGAAAGCAAATCGGCGTAA
- a CDS encoding aminotransferase class V-fold PLP-dependent enzyme, producing MIEDARKIGEDQDKGRKFATKLLHFGSEIDSVTGASSVPIYQASTFHHHDIFNPPQHDYSRSGNPTRQALEDYIALLEGGACGFAFASGMAAISTTFMLLSAGDHVIVTEDVYGGTYRLLTSILKRMNIETTFVDMTDLNLVKEALQENTRAVYMETPSNPTLKITDVAGITSWARDNGLLTLLDNTFMTPYYQRPIEQGVDIVLHSATKFLGGHSDVLAGLAVARTESLGRQIKQLQNGLGTVLAPQESWLLMRGMKTLEARMAHSEKSAAKLANWLNEHNDIEAVYYPGLENHPGRAIHESQSSGYGAVISFDVGSGERAKEVLSRVRIPIVAVSLGAVESILSYPAMMSHAAMPQSVRLERGITDGLLRFSVGLEDIDDLIRDLDEALS from the coding sequence ATGATAGAGGATGCGAGGAAGATCGGAGAGGATCAGGACAAAGGGCGGAAATTCGCAACCAAGCTGCTGCATTTTGGCTCTGAAATTGACAGTGTTACAGGGGCATCGAGTGTCCCGATCTATCAAGCTTCGACCTTTCACCATCATGATATTTTTAATCCTCCACAGCATGATTATAGCCGTTCAGGTAATCCGACACGACAAGCTTTAGAAGATTATATCGCATTATTAGAAGGCGGAGCTTGCGGTTTTGCCTTTGCTTCTGGTATGGCTGCTATCTCCACTACATTTATGCTCTTATCTGCTGGTGATCATGTCATTGTTACGGAGGACGTATATGGAGGAACATATCGACTGCTGACCTCCATCTTGAAACGGATGAATATCGAAACGACCTTCGTCGATATGACGGATCTCAACCTTGTGAAAGAGGCGTTGCAGGAAAATACAAGGGCTGTGTATATGGAAACCCCCTCTAATCCGACACTTAAAATTACCGATGTGGCAGGAATAACCTCTTGGGCAAGAGATAATGGGCTATTGACGTTATTGGATAATACTTTTATGACACCATATTATCAACGTCCGATTGAGCAGGGAGTCGATATTGTATTGCACAGTGCGACCAAGTTTTTAGGTGGACACAGTGATGTACTGGCAGGACTTGCGGTAGCGCGTACTGAATCATTGGGAAGACAAATCAAGCAGCTGCAGAATGGATTGGGTACCGTGCTGGCTCCGCAAGAGTCTTGGTTGCTTATGCGTGGGATGAAGACACTAGAGGCGCGTATGGCTCACAGCGAAAAAAGTGCAGCTAAGCTTGCAAACTGGCTAAACGAGCACAATGACATTGAAGCGGTATACTATCCGGGTTTGGAGAACCATCCAGGGCGTGCAATTCATGAGAGTCAATCGAGCGGTTATGGTGCAGTGATATCGTTTGATGTGGGTTCTGGTGAGCGTGCAAAAGAGGTCCTCAGTCGTGTACGTATTCCCATTGTGGCGGTGAGTCTGGGAGCTGTGGAAAGTATCTTGTCGTACCCAGCAATGATGTCACATGCGGCTATGCCGCAAAGTGTACGGTTGGAGCGCGGGATTACAGACGGACTACTTCGTTTCTCCGTAGGTCTGGAGGACATTGATGACCTGATCCGTGATCTGGATGAGGCGCTGAGCTAG
- a CDS encoding helix-turn-helix domain-containing protein codes for MMSTELDTYTEENQVNNSTYIDEMVKALEAYPPLLDVKHIMEILMVGENVAYQEMKSGKFPVMKVGKLMRVAKPFFAKYIIESSCGTE; via the coding sequence ATGATGAGTACTGAACTAGATACATACACAGAAGAAAACCAAGTAAATAACAGTACATATATAGATGAAATGGTAAAGGCTTTAGAAGCATATCCACCATTGTTAGATGTAAAACACATCATGGAAATACTAATGGTGGGTGAAAATGTTGCCTATCAAGAAATGAAATCAGGAAAGTTCCCAGTCATGAAGGTTGGCAAACTGATGAGAGTCGCCAAACCATTCTTTGCAAAATACATAATCGAATCCTCTTGCGGAACTGAATAA
- a CDS encoding YitT family protein translates to MKPASGDASRFPVFYTIIGGITASVGLELFLHPHDMIAGGVTGISRLMSLYTQEHFGLLLFVLNLPLMLLYSLSTHKPMLLRALPGLFAFSGSAIILSPFPAVSGHPVVCALGGGICIGLGAALTARHGGLLDSLGLSESDDGRPSTLLLIHRKIPLIQIVMLCNGLLLITAGFVLGWEPALYSALSCLAAYETTRLMFTGLRRMVCVVSKKQPTVEDAIYRRLRLHSTPIEGSAAQIKGKIKSESDKKEQMVIIYSVHLLDLQRFKAAIQMADPQAEIMYMKRWET, encoded by the coding sequence GTGAAGCCCGCTTCAGGAGATGCGAGCAGGTTCCCTGTCTTTTATACGATAATTGGCGGAATTACGGCATCCGTCGGTCTGGAATTGTTTTTACATCCGCATGATATGATCGCTGGAGGCGTTACGGGAATCTCCAGACTCATGTCGCTTTATACACAGGAGCATTTTGGGTTACTGCTATTTGTTTTGAACTTGCCACTAATGCTGCTGTATTCTTTGTCTACTCACAAACCCATGCTGCTTCGCGCACTCCCCGGCTTGTTTGCCTTTTCAGGCTCAGCCATCATTCTCTCGCCTTTTCCGGCAGTGAGTGGCCATCCGGTCGTATGTGCTTTGGGAGGCGGAATCTGTATTGGGCTTGGGGCAGCGCTGACAGCTCGTCACGGGGGGTTGCTTGATTCATTAGGACTCAGCGAATCTGACGATGGCCGTCCATCCACTTTGTTGCTAATTCATCGGAAAATTCCGTTAATACAGATCGTAATGTTGTGTAATGGCCTGCTGCTCATTACGGCTGGTTTTGTGTTAGGCTGGGAGCCAGCCCTCTATTCCGCCTTATCCTGTCTCGCTGCCTATGAAACGACTCGGCTGATGTTTACTGGTCTGAGACGCATGGTCTGTGTTGTCAGCAAAAAACAGCCAACTGTCGAAGATGCCATATATCGCAGGTTGCGTTTACACAGCACACCTATTGAAGGTTCTGCCGCCCAGATAAAGGGCAAGATTAAAAGCGAATCAGATAAAAAAGAACAAATGGTCATCATTTACAGTGTTCATCTTTTGGATTTGCAGCGCTTTAAGGCGGCCATCCAAATGGCAGACCCACAGGCTGAGATCATGTATATGAAGCGATGGGAAACGTAG
- the metA gene encoding homoserine O-acetyltransferase MetA encodes MPIKIPDTLPAKEVLEGENIFVMDESLAYHQDIRPLRIAILNLMPTKETTETQLLRLVGNTPLQVDVTLVHMKSHVSKNTSQEYLNMFYKTFDEIKNSRFDGMIITGAPVEQLEFEDVTYWAEIRQIFEWTKTNVTSTMHICWASQAGLYHHFNVPKYGLDTKCFGVFPHTVIKPKVKLLRGFDELFYAPHSRHTEVRREDIDHIAELEVLSESEEAGVYLVATLDGKQIFVTGHSEYDPLSLKWEYDRDIAKGLDIDVPKNYYPNDDPGRIPPSIWRAHANLLFSNWLNYYVYQETPYDIGPQI; translated from the coding sequence ATGCCGATTAAAATTCCAGATACACTGCCTGCTAAGGAAGTACTGGAGGGCGAAAATATTTTCGTAATGGACGAAAGCCTGGCTTATCATCAGGATATTCGTCCGTTGCGCATCGCCATTTTGAATTTGATGCCTACGAAGGAAACAACGGAAACCCAACTGTTGCGTCTGGTCGGCAATACGCCGTTACAAGTGGATGTCACGTTGGTGCATATGAAGTCACATGTATCTAAAAATACATCGCAAGAATATTTGAACATGTTTTATAAAACGTTTGATGAGATCAAGAACAGTCGTTTTGACGGCATGATTATTACAGGAGCCCCCGTAGAACAACTTGAGTTTGAGGATGTGACCTACTGGGCGGAGATCCGGCAAATCTTTGAGTGGACGAAAACAAATGTTACTTCGACCATGCATATCTGTTGGGCCTCACAGGCAGGCTTATACCATCATTTCAATGTTCCGAAATACGGGCTCGACACCAAATGCTTTGGGGTATTTCCACACACCGTTATTAAACCTAAAGTGAAACTGCTACGCGGCTTTGATGAACTGTTTTATGCTCCCCACTCTCGGCATACCGAGGTTCGGCGGGAAGATATTGACCATATTGCCGAATTAGAAGTTTTATCCGAATCCGAGGAAGCTGGAGTGTACCTGGTAGCCACGCTTGATGGTAAACAAATTTTTGTAACAGGGCATTCTGAATATGACCCACTTTCGCTGAAATGGGAATACGATCGCGATATAGCCAAAGGACTGGATATTGACGTCCCCAAAAATTATTATCCTAATGATGATCCTGGACGCATACCGCCCTCGATCTGGCGGGCTCATGCCAATTTATTATTTTCAAATTGGCTTAACTATTATGTATACCAAGAAACACCTTATGATATCGGACCTCAGATTTAA